A genomic region of Miscanthus floridulus cultivar M001 chromosome 3, ASM1932011v1, whole genome shotgun sequence contains the following coding sequences:
- the LOC136544427 gene encoding uncharacterized protein, with amino-acid sequence MKVNLQAVQYWEAIDPGDCDDHTDRLALAAILRGVPQEIWSLLAKKATAREAWQAVKTMRVGIERVCEANAQQLRRDFNSIAFKPGESVDDFAVRLTTLADNLRTLGDGITDAKLVKKLLQVMPEKLNQAAVALEMLLDLNNIPVEEVVGRLRVFEQRTQPEATQVTDSLSRLMLCEEDLEARRKARNEQEHGGSSSGSGGRGKRHGRGQGAWSR; translated from the coding sequence ATGAAGGTGAACCTCCAGGCGGTGCAGTACTGGGAGGCCATTGATCCCGGTGATTGCGACGATCACACTGATCGACTCGCGCTCGCAGCGATTCTGCGCGGAGTACCGCAGGAGATATGGAGCTTACTGGCCAAGAAGGCAACAGCCAGGGAGGCATGGCAGGCGGTGAAGACCATGCGGGTCGGCATCGAACGTGTGTGCGAGGCGAACGCGCAGCAGCTGCGACGCGACTTCAACTCCATCGCCTTCAAGCCTGGTGAGTCCGTCGATGACTTCGCAGTTCGACTCACCACGCTCGCCGACAACCTCCGCACACTTGGCGACGGCATCACGGACGCCAAACTCGTCAAGAAGCTCCTCCAGGTGATGCCGGAGAAGCTCAACCAGGCGGCCGTCGCGCTCGAGATGCTCCTCGACCTGAACAACATCCCGGTTGAGGAGGTCGTTGGGCGCCTGCGGGTGTTCGAGCAGCGCACCCAGCCGGAGGCCACGCAGGTCACGGACTCGCTGAGCCGGCTGATGCTGTGCGAGGAAGATTTGGAGGCACGCCGCAAGGCTCGGAACGAGCAGGAACACGGTGGTTCTAGCTCTGGGTCTGGCGGACGCGGCAAGCGCCACGGCCGCGGACAGGGGGCGTGGTCGCGGTAG